A DNA window from Rubripirellula tenax contains the following coding sequences:
- a CDS encoding group II intron maturase-specific domain-containing protein, whose product MTRTLAAIKEQLRRRRHHKLGQTGRWLWSVVRGWRQYYAVPGNYDRLKQFDDEVQRLWLRQIRRRSQRGRRGWTWDRLSRLYNAYIPKPKILHLYPNVRHHARLRAGAV is encoded by the coding sequence ATGACTCGCACGCTGGCAGCGATCAAGGAACAACTCCGTCGTCGTCGCCACCACAAGCTGGGCCAAACTGGTCGCTGGTTGTGGAGTGTGGTTCGCGGGTGGCGTCAGTACTACGCGGTTCCAGGAAACTACGACCGGCTCAAGCAGTTCGACGACGAAGTGCAGCGTCTTTGGCTCCGCCAAATCCGCCGTCGCTCTCAACGTGGACGAAGGGGCTGGACGTGGGATCGGCTCTCGCGATTGTACAACGCCTACATCCCGAAACCCAAAATCCTCCATCTTTACCCCAATGTTCGGCATCACGCCCGACTCAGAGCAGGAGCCGTATGA
- a CDS encoding sugar kinase — translation MSGLNIPTGDKAIDFCALGALVHRLDPGTIPFRTANNFEVHVSGGEYNCAANLSSCFGLKTAVATAMVDNPIGELIQRQVAAMGVKPFYKHFKHDGVRGPNMATVYSDRGQGVRAPVVFYNRANEAGGMLKPGDFDWDKMFAGGIRWVHSGGIFAALSETTAEVVIEMMEAAGRAGAVRSFDLNYRAKLWDTIGGLAKGQEMMAKIVKNVDVLIGNEEDLQKGCGIKGPDVEEHNEGKLDPKNFFKMIGDAVAKFPNIKAVATTLREVHSTNRHSWSAVLWHDGKEYVAPTAELDVIDRIGGGDGFASGLIYGLINGRSPEESLKLGWAHGALLTTFTGDVSRAVLPEVEAFAKGGSARVQR, via the coding sequence ATGAGCGGTCTGAACATCCCCACCGGCGATAAAGCAATCGATTTCTGTGCCCTCGGCGCACTTGTTCATCGCCTGGACCCGGGCACGATCCCATTTCGTACCGCAAACAATTTTGAAGTTCACGTCTCGGGCGGCGAATACAACTGTGCCGCGAACCTTTCGTCATGCTTCGGCTTGAAAACCGCCGTCGCCACGGCGATGGTTGACAATCCGATCGGCGAATTGATCCAGCGCCAAGTTGCAGCGATGGGCGTCAAGCCTTTCTACAAGCACTTCAAGCATGACGGCGTCCGCGGCCCGAACATGGCGACCGTTTACAGCGATCGTGGTCAAGGCGTCCGCGCTCCCGTCGTGTTCTACAACCGCGCAAACGAAGCCGGCGGCATGCTGAAGCCAGGCGACTTTGACTGGGATAAGATGTTCGCCGGCGGAATTCGGTGGGTTCACAGCGGCGGTATCTTCGCGGCGCTATCGGAAACGACCGCCGAAGTCGTCATCGAGATGATGGAAGCAGCTGGTCGCGCCGGTGCGGTCCGATCGTTCGATCTGAATTATCGAGCGAAACTATGGGACACGATTGGTGGCTTGGCAAAGGGACAAGAGATGATGGCCAAGATCGTTAAGAACGTGGACGTATTGATCGGCAACGAAGAAGACCTTCAAAAGGGTTGTGGTATCAAAGGCCCTGACGTCGAAGAACACAACGAAGGCAAGCTCGACCCGAAGAATTTCTTCAAGATGATCGGTGACGCGGTTGCCAAGTTTCCCAATATCAAAGCGGTTGCAACGACGCTGCGGGAAGTCCACTCGACCAACCGTCACTCGTGGAGCGCCGTACTGTGGCACGACGGCAAAGAATATGTCGCGCCGACAGCGGAACTTGACGTGATCGACCGAATCGGCGGTGGCGACGGATTCGCATCTGGATTGATCTATGGATTGATCAACGGCCGATCACCCGAAGAATCGTTGAAGTTGGGCTGGGCCCACGGCGCTCTGTTGACCACGTTCACGGGCGACGTCAGCCGAGCAGTTTTGCCGGAAGTCGAAGCCTTCGCCAAGGGCGGCAGCGCCCGCGTTCAGCGTTAA
- a CDS encoding SDR family oxidoreductase, with the protein MKNLFDLSDDVAVVIGGTGELGGLMAESLGKFGAKVAVLGRNAERGDARAKKINDAGGQAKFFAADGLSAESLDQARQAIKTWAGGPASVLVNAAGGNRPDATIPPGGDICKLPLDAWRDVFDLNLVGGALLPSQIFGPDMIEAGVGSVINIASMSGMIPLSRVVAYSAAKAAVINLTLWLAREWATTGVRVNAISPGFFPAEQNRKLLFNDDGSYTERGGQIIGHTPMSRFGKPDELAGAVVWLASRRAASFVTGQNIAVDGGFASVTI; encoded by the coding sequence ATGAAAAACCTATTTGATCTATCGGATGATGTAGCCGTCGTCATTGGCGGCACGGGCGAGCTTGGCGGATTGATGGCCGAGTCGCTTGGGAAATTTGGCGCCAAAGTGGCCGTGCTGGGGCGAAATGCCGAGCGAGGCGACGCCCGGGCCAAGAAAATCAACGATGCCGGCGGTCAGGCAAAGTTCTTCGCCGCCGATGGTTTATCCGCCGAATCGCTGGACCAGGCTCGGCAAGCGATCAAAACGTGGGCCGGTGGGCCGGCTTCAGTGCTGGTCAACGCGGCGGGCGGAAATCGCCCCGACGCCACGATTCCGCCCGGCGGCGACATTTGCAAGTTGCCACTGGATGCGTGGCGAGACGTTTTCGACCTGAATTTGGTCGGCGGTGCGTTGTTGCCCAGCCAAATTTTTGGCCCCGATATGATCGAAGCAGGCGTCGGCAGCGTGATTAACATTGCATCAATGTCGGGCATGATTCCCCTGTCGCGCGTGGTTGCCTATTCAGCAGCCAAGGCGGCGGTCATCAACTTGACGTTGTGGTTGGCTCGCGAATGGGCAACGACCGGAGTTCGGGTCAATGCGATCAGTCCCGGTTTTTTCCCTGCCGAACAAAATCGCAAGCTGTTGTTCAATGATGATGGTTCGTACACCGAGCGTGGCGGACAAATCATTGGGCACACGCCGATGAGTCGATTCGGTAAGCCCGACGAATTGGCCGGTGCGGTGGTCTGGTTGGCCAGTCGACGTGCGGCTTCATTCGTCACCGGCCAAAACATTGCCGTCGACGGCGGCTTCGCGTCCGTCACGATTTGA
- a CDS encoding sulfatase family protein: MIRNWIPLLCLLVAPATALADKPNLIVIMADDLGYGDVSCNGATSFQTPNIDRLAAQGQRFTSGYCSASTCTPTRYSFLTGTYAFREKGTGIAPPNSPSLIRPGTPTIASVLHNVGYATAVIGKWHLGLGDPKPDWNGDLKPGPLEIGFDHCFLLPTTNDRVPQVYVQDHRVLNLDPADPLWVGDKSPSPDHPTGISHRDTLTMDWSHGHNSTIHNGISRIGFYTGGHAARFRDQDLSDRWVAESKTWITSNQDKPFFLFFASHDLHVPRAVHERFVGTSGLGPRGDAIIELDWCVGELMNTLDELKLAEKTMVVFCSDNGPVLDDGYKDDAIEKLGSHRPAGPYRGGKYNIFEGGTRTPMITRWPGTISVGVSDKMVCTIDLAASFAKLAGATLPSDGCLDSFDLSAAFMGKPDAEGREYLVQQDNGQNGTYGLREGNWKLLRHDVGKTHNTELKLERRKIDQFQLYDLSSDPGERTDVIADNPEIAAQLKKRLASVIERGRSRD, from the coding sequence ATGATTCGAAACTGGATTCCCCTACTTTGCCTTCTGGTGGCCCCCGCAACTGCCCTCGCCGACAAGCCCAACCTGATCGTGATCATGGCTGACGATCTGGGGTACGGAGACGTCTCCTGCAACGGTGCGACTTCCTTTCAGACGCCCAATATCGATCGTTTGGCTGCCCAAGGGCAACGGTTCACCAGCGGATACTGTTCTGCATCGACCTGCACCCCAACGCGCTATTCGTTTTTGACTGGCACCTATGCCTTTCGCGAAAAGGGCACCGGCATTGCACCACCGAATAGCCCCTCATTGATTCGCCCCGGGACGCCGACCATCGCCTCGGTGCTTCATAACGTCGGTTATGCGACGGCGGTGATTGGCAAATGGCACCTGGGATTGGGGGATCCCAAGCCGGACTGGAACGGCGATTTGAAACCGGGCCCTCTTGAGATCGGCTTCGATCATTGTTTCCTGTTGCCGACCACGAACGACCGCGTGCCACAGGTCTACGTTCAAGACCATCGCGTACTGAATCTCGATCCCGCCGATCCGCTTTGGGTAGGCGACAAGTCCCCTTCGCCCGATCACCCGACCGGGATCAGCCACCGGGACACGCTGACGATGGATTGGTCGCATGGTCACAACAGCACCATCCACAACGGAATCAGCCGAATCGGTTTCTACACCGGCGGTCATGCGGCGAGGTTTCGCGATCAAGACTTGAGTGATCGATGGGTGGCCGAATCAAAGACTTGGATCACTTCCAATCAAGACAAGCCGTTCTTTCTGTTTTTCGCATCACACGATTTGCACGTACCTCGGGCCGTCCATGAACGCTTCGTCGGAACCAGCGGCTTGGGACCACGAGGCGACGCGATCATCGAATTGGATTGGTGCGTCGGCGAGTTGATGAACACGCTGGACGAATTGAAGCTTGCTGAGAAAACGATGGTTGTCTTCTGCAGTGATAATGGCCCCGTGCTGGATGACGGATACAAAGACGACGCCATCGAAAAACTGGGCAGTCATCGCCCCGCCGGACCTTACCGTGGAGGGAAATACAACATATTCGAAGGTGGCACCCGGACGCCGATGATCACACGATGGCCCGGTACGATTTCCGTCGGCGTCAGCGACAAGATGGTCTGCACGATCGACCTGGCAGCCAGTTTCGCCAAGCTCGCCGGTGCGACCCTGCCCAGTGACGGGTGTCTCGACAGCTTCGATCTCTCCGCTGCATTTATGGGTAAGCCCGATGCCGAAGGTCGCGAGTACTTGGTTCAACAAGACAACGGCCAAAACGGAACGTATGGACTTCGCGAAGGAAATTGGAAACTGCTGCGGCACGACGTTGGGAAGACCCACAACACCGAACTGAAGCTTGAGCGGCGCAAAATCGACCAGTTCCAGTTGTACGATCTGTCGTCCGACCCTGGTGAACGAACCGACGTGATCGCCGACAACCCCGAGATCGCCGCCCAGCTAAAGAAGCGTCTCGCATCGGTGATCGAGCGCGGCAGAAGTCGCGACTGA
- a CDS encoding 3-keto-disaccharide hydrolase has protein sequence MVRAFAIALLAALSTFSATRAEDLVMTAPAETSDMTSLFNGTDLEGWSGDPRLWSVKDGVIHGETTPENAAAGNTFLIWKDPIDDFEVRLSFRCNAINNSGIMYRSEHVTKGVKNEWVLKGYQYEGRNEEDFPNVPGFIYDERGTRGRICVVGEVAEWNEDGKKVLRDDLMDQAAFKELMKIDGWNDVIIRAKGNHIQHYLNGKLLLDFTDNHPEKAFSKGLFGVQLHAGKPMWAEFKDIRIKSLK, from the coding sequence ATGGTTCGTGCTTTTGCGATCGCGCTGCTTGCTGCCCTGTCAACCTTCTCGGCGACTCGTGCCGAAGACTTGGTGATGACGGCGCCCGCCGAGACGTCCGACATGACATCCTTGTTCAACGGCACCGACTTGGAAGGCTGGAGTGGCGACCCTCGATTGTGGTCGGTCAAAGACGGCGTCATCCACGGCGAAACGACTCCCGAGAACGCGGCCGCTGGAAACACTTTCCTGATTTGGAAAGATCCCATCGATGATTTCGAAGTCCGATTGTCGTTTCGTTGCAATGCGATCAACAACTCGGGAATCATGTATCGATCCGAACACGTCACCAAAGGCGTCAAGAACGAATGGGTCTTGAAGGGTTACCAGTATGAAGGACGCAACGAAGAAGACTTCCCAAATGTTCCTGGTTTCATTTATGACGAACGGGGCACTCGAGGTCGCATTTGTGTCGTTGGCGAAGTTGCCGAGTGGAACGAAGATGGCAAGAAGGTTCTGCGAGACGACTTGATGGACCAAGCCGCGTTCAAAGAACTGATGAAGATCGACGGATGGAACGACGTGATCATTCGCGCCAAAGGCAATCACATCCAACATTACCTCAACGGCAAACTCCTGTTGGACTTCACCGACAACCATCCTGAAAAGGCATTCAGCAAAGGACTGTTCGGCGTCCAATTGCACGCCGGTAAACCGATGTGGGCCGAATTCAAAGACATTCGCATCAAGTCGTTGAAGTAA
- a CDS encoding dipeptidyl-peptidase 3 family protein, translating to MRSTSFCRDHSTSQIPYQTENPRHLPRLNDSDRSADAAESNTCIVSLQPRCDAAAKILLNDSHGPSPDLFLEESTNDMRKSIALTVIGFLFSSTLAPCSNGQSSVDVKERLEQYVEVELTTDVQSLSEKQKKMIGLLIEAAKIMDGCFWYEAYGEPSSLLSEIKDADTKRFAVINYGPWDRLAGNEPFVDGVGAKPKGANFYPIDMTKDEFEKSELVGKDGLYTFLRRNEDGTLKSVPYRDQFADEMNAASKLLKDAAALADDAGLRHYLLLRADALLTDDYRPSDVAWLEMHGNTIDVVIGPIENYEDQLYGYKTAHEAYVLIKDKQWSERLAKYAAFLPELQRTLPVADAYKQEEPGTDTELNAYDVIYYAGDCNSGSKTIAINLPNDETVQLEKGTRRLQLKNAMRAKFDKILLPIADVLIADDQRVHVTFDAFFSNTMFHEVAHGLGIKNTINDRGPVRTALKEHAGAIEEGKADILGLHMINQLHQKGEISEDLEDFYVTFMAGIFRSVRFGASSAHGKANMIRFNFFRDAGAFARQDDGKYRVNVDKFRQATQDLSSLLLELQGDGDYQAVSNLIETKGVIGEQLQAELDMLSKNGIPVDVVFRQGQEVLGLTGN from the coding sequence ATGAGATCCACAAGTTTTTGCCGAGACCATTCGACATCGCAGATTCCGTACCAAACCGAGAACCCTCGCCATTTGCCGCGTTTGAACGATTCGGATCGGTCCGCCGACGCGGCGGAATCGAACACCTGCATCGTTTCGCTACAACCGAGATGCGACGCAGCCGCTAAAATATTGCTAAACGACTCGCACGGCCCCTCCCCCGACCTGTTTCTCGAAGAATCAACCAACGATATGCGAAAATCAATCGCCTTGACCGTCATCGGATTCCTTTTCAGTTCCACACTTGCGCCTTGTTCGAATGGCCAGAGCAGCGTCGACGTCAAAGAACGACTTGAACAATACGTTGAAGTTGAATTGACGACGGACGTGCAATCGCTGTCGGAAAAACAGAAAAAGATGATCGGCTTGCTGATCGAGGCCGCAAAGATCATGGACGGCTGTTTTTGGTACGAAGCGTACGGCGAACCGTCCTCGCTTCTGAGTGAAATCAAGGACGCCGACACAAAGCGTTTCGCGGTCATCAATTACGGACCGTGGGATCGGTTAGCTGGTAACGAACCCTTTGTCGACGGCGTTGGGGCCAAACCGAAGGGCGCCAACTTCTATCCCATCGACATGACCAAGGACGAATTTGAAAAGTCGGAACTGGTCGGCAAAGACGGGCTCTACACATTCTTACGGCGGAACGAAGACGGGACGCTGAAATCCGTTCCGTATCGCGACCAGTTTGCCGACGAAATGAATGCGGCGTCAAAGTTGTTAAAAGACGCAGCCGCCCTGGCCGACGACGCGGGGCTTCGACACTATTTGTTGCTAAGAGCCGATGCGTTGTTGACCGATGACTATCGACCCAGCGACGTTGCGTGGCTAGAAATGCACGGCAACACCATCGATGTCGTGATTGGCCCAATCGAAAACTATGAAGACCAACTGTACGGGTACAAAACGGCTCACGAAGCCTATGTGTTGATCAAAGACAAACAGTGGAGCGAGCGATTGGCGAAGTACGCCGCATTCTTACCCGAGCTTCAACGAACCCTGCCCGTCGCCGACGCATACAAACAGGAAGAACCGGGGACGGACACCGAACTGAACGCTTACGACGTCATCTACTACGCCGGCGATTGCAATTCGGGATCGAAAACGATCGCGATCAATTTGCCCAATGACGAAACGGTGCAGTTGGAAAAAGGCACGCGTCGCTTACAACTGAAAAACGCGATGCGAGCCAAGTTCGACAAGATCTTATTACCCATCGCCGATGTTTTGATCGCCGATGACCAACGAGTCCATGTGACCTTTGATGCGTTCTTTAGCAACACGATGTTCCATGAAGTCGCCCACGGGTTGGGCATTAAGAACACGATCAACGATCGTGGTCCGGTACGAACAGCGCTGAAGGAACACGCCGGTGCGATCGAAGAAGGCAAAGCCGACATTCTGGGGCTGCACATGATCAATCAACTGCATCAGAAGGGTGAGATCAGCGAAGACCTCGAAGACTTCTACGTCACCTTCATGGCTGGCATTTTTCGCAGCGTCCGCTTCGGTGCATCCAGCGCCCATGGAAAAGCCAACATGATTCGGTTCAACTTTTTCCGAGACGCCGGTGCGTTTGCGCGGCAGGACGACGGGAAGTACCGCGTCAACGTGGACAAGTTTCGCCAAGCGACGCAGGATCTGTCGTCACTGCTGCTGGAACTGCAGGGCGACGGAGACTACCAAGCGGTTTCAAATCTGATCGAGACCAAGGGCGTCATCGGCGAACAATTGCAAGCCGAACTCGACATGCTTAGCAAAAACGGAATCCCGGTCGACGTCGTCTTCCGACAGGGTCAAGAAGTGCTGGGGCTGACTGGGAACTGA
- a CDS encoding DVUA0089 family protein, producing MKRLQKHRPGKQNRRWNLEKLEDRRLMIASAIAPIDVVDTTDFYGPIQIAPVTAGATNVAARTGSNDRVARIVDGTRTSDYAAVGVVGDQANGPGCTGTLISPTHVLTAAHCSVTDRGRPISDTSGTFTVGGRTYQTERVFVHPGYDNNSLANDIAIFQLREPVVGITPEQISRSAPTVGQQLTLVGFGAGGTGASGHTGDFGTKRVGQTPIDRVTATEIQWTFAPGESNTAPGDSGGPAFVTVGGVRYLAGVTSYGENDNAGYGDQSGDTRVDAFASWIDSIVGLQVIDPVDPVDPIDPIDPVDPLDPNRDDHGDRLADATPIDLGSGERASLDAILEVEGDRDFFSFDLAEASEVSLALSSNGSDVDTYLRLYDATGNLIGENDDTGRSLDSALATRLAAGRYYFSAGGYNDGEEGNYRVEAQATVSQTSDGGGDVDIDLDERGRGQIESQLIAGQTTTLTFEAVGSGRTTINASAQSRGVDTVMRVLDSSGNVVAMNDDYGRGLNSRVDFQAVAGEVYSVEVSEYSGDAGDFRLTINNRTSRSVSQRVSRGAANDEAICGFVYGPVLDMDWV from the coding sequence ATGAAGCGATTGCAAAAACACCGCCCCGGAAAACAGAATCGTCGTTGGAATCTCGAAAAGCTGGAAGACCGGCGGTTGATGATCGCGTCGGCAATCGCCCCGATCGATGTGGTGGACACGACGGATTTCTACGGCCCCATCCAGATCGCCCCCGTCACCGCGGGCGCTACGAACGTTGCCGCCAGAACGGGTTCGAACGACCGCGTCGCTCGCATCGTCGATGGGACACGAACCAGTGACTATGCCGCGGTGGGAGTCGTCGGTGATCAAGCCAATGGCCCCGGATGCACCGGCACACTGATCAGCCCGACGCACGTGCTGACCGCCGCACACTGCAGCGTCACCGATCGTGGACGACCGATCTCCGACACGTCGGGAACGTTCACCGTCGGCGGCCGAACCTATCAAACCGAGCGAGTTTTTGTTCATCCCGGCTACGACAACAACTCGCTGGCCAACGACATCGCTATCTTCCAACTTCGCGAACCGGTGGTGGGCATCACGCCCGAACAAATCTCGCGATCCGCGCCGACCGTGGGCCAGCAATTGACTCTAGTTGGCTTCGGTGCCGGCGGAACCGGCGCCAGCGGACATACCGGCGACTTTGGCACCAAGCGAGTCGGGCAAACGCCGATCGACCGTGTGACGGCGACCGAGATTCAATGGACGTTCGCACCGGGCGAAAGCAACACCGCGCCGGGTGACAGCGGCGGCCCCGCGTTTGTGACGGTCGGCGGCGTTCGCTATCTGGCCGGCGTCACATCCTACGGCGAAAACGACAACGCGGGCTACGGCGATCAAAGCGGCGATACGCGAGTCGACGCGTTCGCAAGCTGGATCGATTCCATCGTCGGTTTGCAGGTCATCGATCCGGTGGACCCCGTCGATCCAATCGATCCAATCGATCCAGTGGATCCACTGGATCCCAATCGAGACGATCACGGCGACCGTCTTGCGGACGCGACGCCAATCGATCTAGGCAGTGGCGAGCGAGCGTCCTTGGATGCCATACTCGAAGTCGAAGGGGATCGCGATTTTTTCTCATTCGACTTGGCCGAAGCGAGTGAAGTTTCGTTGGCACTGTCGAGCAACGGTTCGGACGTCGACACGTACCTACGGCTCTATGACGCGACCGGCAACTTGATCGGCGAGAACGACGATACGGGTCGATCACTCGATAGCGCCTTGGCGACGCGACTGGCCGCCGGTCGTTACTACTTTAGCGCCGGTGGTTACAACGACGGAGAAGAAGGCAACTATCGCGTTGAAGCCCAAGCAACGGTTTCGCAAACCTCAGACGGGGGCGGCGATGTTGACATCGATCTCGACGAACGAGGCCGAGGCCAAATCGAGTCGCAATTGATTGCCGGTCAAACGACGACGCTCACTTTCGAAGCCGTCGGCTCAGGACGCACCACCATCAACGCGTCGGCCCAGTCGCGCGGTGTCGATACAGTGATGCGAGTGCTCGACAGCAGCGGAAACGTCGTCGCGATGAACGACGACTATGGTCGCGGATTGAATAGCCGCGTCGACTTCCAAGCGGTCGCCGGCGAAGTCTATTCCGTCGAAGTCTCGGAATACAGCGGCGATGCGGGTGACTTCCGATTGACGATCAACAATCGCACCAGCCGCAGTGTGTCACAGCGTGTGTCTCGTGGTGCTGCCAACGACGAAGCGATTTGCGGATTCGTCTACGGGCCGGTGCTGGACATGGACTGGGTCTAG
- a CDS encoding RNA polymerase sigma factor: MPRDFSDETSPTLLGRLAAGPSDDAWNEFVEQYAPAVHAWAWQSGLQESDAADVTQEVLMKLLEKMQTFRYDRSVGSFRGWLKTVTVNAAKDLGRRISRLPDGPAGLSSVGDPKSWDDLSRRIDEEYQRQLVRQAEQLVRTRVNEQQWMVYELLVQQECSASDVAKQLEMKLADVYVAKSRLLKRLRDVVTTLESIDAGAIR; this comes from the coding sequence ATGCCACGCGATTTCTCTGACGAAACCAGCCCGACGCTGCTGGGTCGATTGGCGGCCGGTCCGTCTGACGACGCTTGGAATGAGTTCGTCGAACAATACGCGCCGGCGGTTCACGCTTGGGCTTGGCAATCCGGGCTGCAGGAAAGCGATGCGGCGGACGTGACTCAAGAAGTGCTGATGAAGCTGCTCGAGAAAATGCAAACGTTCCGGTACGACCGTTCGGTAGGAAGCTTTCGCGGTTGGCTGAAGACCGTGACCGTCAACGCGGCCAAAGATTTGGGCCGCCGGATATCCCGTTTGCCCGACGGCCCGGCCGGACTGTCCAGCGTCGGCGATCCGAAGAGCTGGGATGATCTGAGCCGACGCATCGATGAAGAATACCAACGCCAACTCGTCCGCCAAGCCGAGCAACTCGTTCGCACCAGAGTCAACGAGCAACAGTGGATGGTTTACGAGTTGCTGGTTCAACAGGAATGTTCCGCCAGCGACGTCGCCAAACAATTGGAGATGAAGTTGGCCGACGTGTATGTCGCCAAGAGCCGTTTGCTGAAGCGTCTTCGCGATGTTGTCACGACGCTCGAATCGATCGACGCGGGAGCGATTCGATGA